In Mastacembelus armatus chromosome 5, fMasArm1.2, whole genome shotgun sequence, a single genomic region encodes these proteins:
- the inka2 gene encoding PAK4-inhibitor INKA2 — translation MEQLSKPECKNMDACLRRLKQELLSMKEAGDGLHAQMNSMMGALQELKLLQVQTALENLDISGRPINRGVPHPVPPVPPDMSAAVASTSEKDFKPCSFGQTMNEEPTRSPSFSQDDYSQSQNRSSLATSSSSASSLESESERSDRSTRTVKSENDLESIPRRWSGYTAPQVDFYGPMVGNPPPQPYPHPQAPRHAQVADLPGILYSLSKEGPSLDSDYSQDSTDDASDWTSSLMSRSRNRQPLVLGDNVFADLVGNWLDLPEVEREDVEDGEMRKTREERTLDGKVERPDTPAHPLRLTRSQEICRKFSLTTNIFKKFLRSVRPDRDKLLKERPGWMAPELPEGDLFKRPKKIVAKSSKGSFYLPFWANGQQGKGRPCLHLAEAGRNHQDFPQFHHQPFAGIYLDRRQPEVGLEKMQPLFDYNTAVWV, via the exons ATGGAACAGCTCTCCAAACCAGAATGCAAAAACATGGATGCGTGTCTGAGGCGACTGAAGCAAGAACTG CTGTCTATGAAAGAAGCCGGAGATGGTCTCCATGCTCAAATGAATTCAATGATGGGAGCCCTCCAGGAACTCAAGCTCCTTCAGGTCCAGACAGCACTAGAAAACCTTGACATTTCAGGTCGGCCCATTAACCGAGGGGTCCCACATCCTGTGCCGCCAGTTCCTCCTGACATGTCAGCTGCAGTGGCTTCAACTTCTGAAAAGGATTTCAAGCCCTGCAGCTTTGGTCAAACCATGAATGAGGAGCCCACCCGAAGTCCAAGTTTCAGTCAAGATGACTATAGCCAGTCCCAAAACAGAAGCAGCCTCGCAACATCATCTTCCTCTGCATCCAGTCTAGAGAGCGAGAGTGAAAGAAGTGACAGAAGCACAAGAACAGTGAAAAGTGAGAATGACCTCGAGTCTATACCGAGGAGGTGGTCAGGATACACTGCCCCACAGGTGGACTTCTATGGACCAATGGTGGGAAACCCTCCACCACAGCCATACCCTCACCCACAAGCTCCCCGCCATGCTCAGGTGGCGGACCTGCCTGGCATTCTGTACAGCCTCTCTAAAGAGGGTCCTTCATTGGACAGTGACTATTCCCAGGACAGCACAGATGATGCCAGTGACTGGACTTCTTCGCTCATGAGTCGCAGCCGCAACCGTCAGCCTTTAGTTTTGGGCGACAATGTCTTTGCCGACCTTGTGGGCAACTGGCTAGACCTGCCTGAGGTGGAGAGGGAGGACGTAGAAGACGGGGAGATGAGAAAGacaagagaggagaggacacTGGATGGAAAAGTGGAAAGACCAGACACCCCAGCTCACCCTCTCCGCCTCACTCGCTCACAGGAGATTTGCAGGAAGTTTTCCCTCACCACAAACATCTTCAAAAAGTTCCTGCGCAGCGTCAGGCCCGACAGGGACAAGCTGCTCAAAGAGAGACCGGGCTGGATGGCTCCTGAGCTGCCAGAAGGCGACCTCTTTAAAAGGCCGAAGAAGATAGTTGCTAAATCTTCGAAAGGCAGCTTCTACCTGCCATTCTGGGCAAATGGACAGCAGGGTAAAGGCAGACCGTGTCTGCATCTAGCTGAAGCAGGAAGGAACCACCAAGATTTCCCTCAGTTCCACCATCAGCCATTTGCAGGGATTTATTTAGACAGGAGACAGCCAGAGGTTGGTCTGGAGAAAATGCAGCCCTTGTTTGACTACAACACAGCTGTTTGGGTCTGA